AGGCGCTGCGCCTGCTGCTCTATTTGTTCGGCCGCGACGAGGCCGTACGGCTCTTGCGCGCCGGCTGAGCGCCCTCGGCGATCAGCCCGCCAAGCGGCGGGTTGGCGAGATCTCCGTCGATCGGCTGGCCGTTCATCGTCACCATTTTCGGCTTGACTTCGGGCGCCACCAGCCCGGCCGAGACGATCAGCCTGGCGCCGTCCTCGATCGTCATGTCGAGCAGCACGATGTCGGATTTCGGCACGTACATCAGGAAACCGGTGGTAGGGTTCGGCGTGCACGGCATGAACACGGCGATCATCGGGTCGCCTGCATGGTCGAGCTTCTGGTTGATCTCGGTTTCCTTCTCGCTGGCGACGAAGACCAGCGACCAGACGCCTTTTCGCGGATATTCGACCAGCCCGACCTGGCGGAACATATCGCCCTTGTTCGACAGCACCGTCTGGAAAATCTGCTTCAGCGAACCGTAGATGCCGCGCACCAGCGGCATACGGCCAAGCAGCCGTTCGCCGAAATTGACGATGGCGCGACCGACGATGTTGGCGGTCATGAAGCCGATCAGCGTGATCAGCACGAGCGCCACGATCAGGCCGAAGCCGGGCACCGGAAACGGCAAATAGGTGTCGGGGCTGTAGCGCGCCGGAATGTACGGCTTCACCCAGGAATCGACCCAGCCGACGAACGACCAGGCGATATAGGCGGTGATCGCCAGCGGCGCGCAGACGATAAAGCCTGTGAGGAAATAGTTCCTCAGCCGGGTCATGCCTGAAGTTCTGGGAGCATCGGACATGGTTCACCGGGGACGCGGGTTGCAGCGCCACACTAGTGAAGCGGACGGCGCTTTGGAACTGCGAAGTTTTTTAGACCCCCGATGAGCGCCGACTACTCCACCGTCACCGATTTCGCCAGGTTGCGCGGCTGGTCGACGTCCGTCCCCATGAACACGGCGGCGTAGTAGGCCAGCATCTGGATCGGCAGCGCATAGATGATCGGCGAGATGATTTCCGGCACGTCGGGCAGGATGATCGTCTCCATCGTCTTGACGCTGACCTGCGCCGCGCCCTTGGCGTCGGTGATCAGGATGATCTTGCCGCCGCGCGCCGCCACTTCCTGCATGTTCGACACGGTTTTTTCGAAGATGCGATCATGCGGCGCGATGACGATGACCGGCATGTTCTCGTCGATCAGCGCGATCGGCCCGTGCTTCAGTTCGCCCGCGGCATAACCCTCGGCATGGATGTAGGAGATTTCCTTGAGTTTCAGCGCGCCTTCCATGGCCAGCGGGAAATTGGTGTCGCGTCCGAGATAGAGCACGTCCTTGTAGCGCGAGATTTCGCGCGCGATGCGCTCGATCTGCTCTTCGAGCTTCAGTACCTGGTTGGCGTAGCGAGGCGCCTCCGAAAGAGCGCGCACCAGCGTCTTTTCCTCATCCTTCGAGATCGTGCCGCGCGCCACACCCGCACGCACCGCCAGCGAGGCCAGCACCGAAAGCTGGCAGGTGAAAGCCTTGGTCGAGGCGACGCCGATCTCCGGCCCGGCCAACGTCGGCAGCACGACGTCGGATTCGCGCGCCATGGTCGATTCGCGCACATTGACGATGGCGCCGATCTTCATGCCCGCCTTGCGGCAATAGCGCAGCGACGCCAGCGTGTCGGCGGTTTCGCCCGACTGCGAGATGAAGAAGGCCGCGTCATCAGCCGATAGCGGCATTTCGCGGTAGCGGAACTCCGAGGCGACATCGATGTCGACCGGCAGCCGCGCATAGCGCTCGAACCAGTATTTGCTGATCAACCCCGCGAGATAGGCGGTGCCGCAGGCCGAGATCGCCAGCCGGCAGATCTTGGCAAAGTCGAACGGCAGTTCCAGCGGCTTCGACACGCCAGAGACGAAATCGACATAGTGCGCCAGCGTATGCGAGATCACCTCGGGCTGTTCATGGATTTCCTTTTCCATGAAATGGCGGCGGTTGCCCTTATCGACCATGAAACTGGTCGATAGTGATTGCTGGCGCTTGCGGGCAACCTCTTTGCCGTCGATGTCGAAGATGGTGACGCCATCGCGGCGCACCACCGCCCAGTCGCCGTCTTCAAGGTAGGTGATGGAATTGGTGAAGGGCGCCAGCGCGATGGCGTCGGAGCCCAGAAACATCTCGCCATCGCCATGGCCGACGGCCAGCGGAGGGCCATTGCGGGCGCCGACGATGAGGTCCTCGTCGCCGGTGAACATGATGGCCAGAGCAAAGGCGCCTTCCAGTCGCTTCAGCGCCTGATGCGCCGCCTCGATCGGCTTCAACCCTTTGGCGAGTTCGCGCGCCACCAGGTGCGCCACGACCTCGGTGTCGGTCTGTGACGAGAAGGAATAGCCGTCGCGGATCAGTTCGTCGCGCAGTTCGGCGAAATTCTCGATGATGCCGTTGTGTACGATGGCGACGCCGTCGGAAAAATGCGGATGGGCGTTGGTCTCGTTGGGCACGCCATGCGTGGCCCAGCGCGTGTGGCCGATGCCGATCGTGCCATTGAGCGGCTCGTCCTTCAGCCGGCGTTCGAGGTTGATCAGCTTGCCTTCGGCGCGGCGGCGGCCAAGCCGGCCATGCTCGACCGTGGCGACACCGGCCGAGTCATAGCCGCGATATTCCAGCCGCTTCAGCGCATCGACGATGAGCGGCGCGACCTGGCTCTGGCCGACAATTCCGACGATACCGCACATATGCCTGCCCCCAATTCCCGCTGGAAAACCAGTCCCGATGGAAAACCAGCGCTATCTAGGGATTGCCGGCCCGCCGCGAAAGTCACTTTGCGTTTCGTCTGCTGTAACGGAACGCTTCTCAACCCGATGCACTATGACACACCGCTCTTGCAATCCGGTTACCGCAATTCCTCGGTTGTTCAATTGCTTCGGCGGTTAATGGTCGGTGCCGGCCTTTTTCTTCGCCGCTGCGGCAGACGCGAAGCGCTCGCGCAATTCCTTGCCCTTGCCGGGAATGGTCTTCTGGCGGGCGCGGCCGAAGGCCAGCGCATCGTCCGGCACGCTTTCGGTTATGACGCTACCCGAGGCGATGTAGCCGCCCTTGCCGATCGTAACCGGCGCCACCAGCGACGAGTTCGAACCGATGAAGGCGCCCTCGCCGATGTCGGTGAAAAACTTCGAGTAGCCGTCATAGTTGCAGGTAATGGTGCCGGCGCCGATATTGGCCCCCGCGCCCACACGGGCATCGCCGATATAAGTCAGATGATTGACCTTGGCGCCTTCCTCGATGACCGCCTGCTTGACCTCGCAGAAATTGCCGACCTTCGCCTTGTTGCGAAGATCGGCACCCGGCCGCAGCCGCGCGAACGGCCCGACAACGCAGTTGGAGGCAATGGTGGCGCCTTCGATGTGGCTGAAAGCGTGGATCTTGGCGCCGGTTGCAATTTTCACGCCCGGTCCGAACCAGACATTGGGCTCGACGATCGTATCGGCGCCGATTTCGGTGTCATGCGAGAAATACACGGTTTCCGGCGCGATCAGCGTTACGCCCGACCGCATGGCCTCGTAGCGCCGGCGCACCTGCCAGATGCCTTCGGCCTGCGCCAGTTCGGCTCGGTTGTTGATGCCGAGCGCACTCTCGAAGCTGGTTTCGGTGGCAACGACATCGAGCCCTTTCGCACTGGCGATCTCGACGATGTCGGTGAGATAGAACTCGCCCTTGGCGTTCTTGTTGCCAACCAGGTCGAGCAGGTCGAGCGCATGCTTGCCCGCCACCGCCATCATGCCGGCATTACAGAAGCCGATCTTCTTTTCCTCGGCGGAGCAGTCCTTCTCCTCGCGGATGGCGGTGAGCTTGCCGCCCTTTTCGATCAGCCGGCCATAGCCGGTCTGGCTGGGCGGGCGGAAGCCGATCACCACAACAGCCGCGCCATCGGCAAGCTTTTGCCGCGCGGTCACCAGGGCTTCAGCGTCGATCAGCGGCGTGTCGCCGAACATCACGAGAATATCGTCATAACCCTTTGATATCGCATCGCGCGCAGCCAGCACGGCATGCGCAGTGCCGAGCCGCTTCTCCTGCACGAAGGTCTCGGCCTTGGGCGCGAATTTCGCCGCCGCCTTGCGCATATCATCGGCGCCATGGCCGATCACCAGCGCCTGGCTGCGGGCGCCGGCGGCCTCGGCCGCTTTCACCACATGGGCGACCATCGGCAGTCCGGCGATCTGGTGCAGCACCTTCGGCATCGCGCTCTTCATGCGCGTGCCTTCGCCGGCGGCGAGAATGACGGACAAGCAGGATCTCTGGCTCATGGAAGGACAACCGTATGAATGGGATCAGGAATCGCAGAGTGGTAGCATCTGGCGCCATGCTGCACCAATGGGGTTAAATTCCGGTGAGGTGATGAGGCAGTTCACTCTCGATCAGCGGATCTCTACCCCAGCCGGCCCAGCACCGGAACATTCTCCAGCAGCCAGTAGGACACCGTCTGCACGCCGCCGGTGAGGAAGAACACGCCGGCGACGACCAGCAGCGCGCCGATGGCTTTTTCGACGCGGCCGAGATGGACGCGGAACCTGCCGAGGAAGCGCATGAAGGCGCCGGAGAACAGGGCAGCGATCAGGAACGGAATGCCGAGGCCAAGCGAATAGGCGGCGAGCAGCAGCGCCCCCTCGCCCACCGTCTCGCGGCCGCCGGCCAAGGTCAGGATCGGCCCCAGCACCGGGCCGATGCACGGCGTCCAGCCAAAGGCGAAGGCCAGCCCCATGACATAGGCGGCGACCATGCTGGCAGGCTTGCCCTGCGACTGAAAGCGCGCCTCGCGCGACAGAAGTGGTATGCGCAGGATGCCGAGGAAATTCAGCCCCATCAGGATGATCAGCACCCCGGCCGCCATCGCCAGCGGCTCCTGCCAGACGCGCAGCCAGTGGCCGATGGTCGAGGCGCCGGCGCCAAGCGCCACGAACACGGTGGAGAAACCGAGTACGAAGGCGAGCGAGGAATAGATGAGCGCGCCGCGGGCGCCGGCCTTGGCCGTGACGCCGGCATCGTCACCGCGAAAATCGTCGACCGACACGCCGGCCATGTAGCAGAGATAGGGAGGCACCAGCGGCAGCACGCAAGGCGACAGGAACGAGATCGCCCCCGCTCCGACCGCGCTGACATAGCCGATGTCCAATGGCATTCCAGAACTCCAGATTCCTTGGCGCCGGTATAGCGGTGGAAAACCGTGTTCGCCAATCACCATCGTGTGGCATTTGGCTACACATACGGTCCGGCCGGACGAATTGTTACCGACCAATCCCAAGTTGACCAAGTCGGGGAAGAAATGCCCCTCGCCGAGCGTTCACACAGCGAAGCCGCGATTTCTGCGCGCTTCGTCGGATCACCAGGGAGATTTCCATGAAAAGCATCACTGTCGGCCTGGCCGCCCTTCTGCTCAGCACCGCCGCATCCTTCGCCGCCGAAGCGTGGAAGGAAGCCGATGTCGGTGGCACCAAGATCTACACCGATGCCAATGGCATGACGCTCTATACCTATGACAAGGACGAGAAGGGCAAGACCAACTGCTACGACAAATGCGCCACCAACTGGCCGCCGCTGAAGGCCGAGGACGGCGCCAAGGCGGACGACGAATGGACCATCGTCGACCGCACCGACGGCACCAAGATGTGGGCCTATGACGGCAAGCCGGTCTACACCTTCATCAAGGACAAGAAGGCCGGTGACATCACCGGCGACGGCGTCGGCGAAGTCTGGCACATCGTCAAGGCCGACTGATCGTCCGAACCTCTATCCCGCACCCCATCGGCGGGACTCGGCTGGCCGCCGGCTCCAAGCGACCCGGCGACCAGTTCGGCATTTACGCGCAGCACGAACTAGTCGCGGCGCCTTTCCCGGTGGCTCGAAACACGAACCGTCCCAGACAGAAATTTTGTGATCTTCTCCATACACTCTAAGAGTGTATTGCGGCACACGCCTCCGCATTTTGGCCGCTTGCCCTTGACCGATCGCAAAAGCGCGGCCATGTGAGCGACCAATTGAATGCGTCACGCAGCGGAATTCTTCTGCCGCCCCACAGCTGATATGAGACCTCATGGACGTCGTCGTCGTCGAATCGCCGGCCAAGGCAAAGACAATCAACAAGTATCTCGGCAAGAACTTCAAGGTTCTGGCCTCGTTCGGCCATGTCCGCGATCTGCCGGCCAAGGATGGTTCGGTGCGTCCCGACGAGGATTTCGCCATGTCCTGGGCGGTCGACACCGCGTCCGGAAAGCGTCTCACCGACATCGCCAACGCGGTCAAGGATGCCGATGGCTTGATCCTCGCCACGGATCCGGATCGCGAGGGCGAAGCCATTTCCTGGCACGTGCTGGAGGTGCTCAAGCAGAAGCGCGTGTTGAAGGACAAGCCGGTCAGCCGCGTCGTCTTCAATGCCATAACCAAGTCGTCGGTGCTGGAAGCGATGGCCAATCCGCGCCAGATCGATGCACCATTGGTCGATGCCTATCTGGCTCGCCGCGCACTCGATTATCTCGTCGGCTTCACGCTGTCGCCGGTGCTGTGGCGCAAATTGCCGGGCGCCCGTTCGGCCGGCCGCGTCCAGTCGGTGGCGCTGCGCCTGGTCTGCGACCGCGAATCCGAGATCGAGCGCTTCATCCGCGAGGAATACTGGCAGATCGCTGCCCTCCTCGGCACGCCACGTAACGACAGCTTCGAGGCGCGGCTGACCGCGTTCGAGCGCAAGAAGCTGCAGAAGCTCGACATCGCCAGCAAGGCGCAGGCCGACGATATCAAGGGCATGCTCGAAGGCGCGACCTTCAAGGCTCTGTCGGTGGAAGCCAAACCGACAAGGCGCAATCCTGGCCCGCCCTTCACCACT
This region of Mesorhizobium sp. C432A genomic DNA includes:
- a CDS encoding DUF502 domain-containing protein codes for the protein MSDAPRTSGMTRLRNYFLTGFIVCAPLAITAYIAWSFVGWVDSWVKPYIPARYSPDTYLPFPVPGFGLIVALVLITLIGFMTANIVGRAIVNFGERLLGRMPLVRGIYGSLKQIFQTVLSNKGDMFRQVGLVEYPRKGVWSLVFVASEKETEINQKLDHAGDPMIAVFMPCTPNPTTGFLMYVPKSDIVLLDMTIEDGARLIVSAGLVAPEVKPKMVTMNGQPIDGDLANPPLGGLIAEGAQPARKSRTASSRPNK
- a CDS encoding cytochrome c biogenesis CcdA family protein, whose amino-acid sequence is MPLDIGYVSAVGAGAISFLSPCVLPLVPPYLCYMAGVSVDDFRGDDAGVTAKAGARGALIYSSLAFVLGFSTVFVALGAGASTIGHWLRVWQEPLAMAAGVLIILMGLNFLGILRIPLLSREARFQSQGKPASMVAAYVMGLAFAFGWTPCIGPVLGPILTLAGGRETVGEGALLLAAYSLGLGIPFLIAALFSGAFMRFLGRFRVHLGRVEKAIGALLVVAGVFFLTGGVQTVSYWLLENVPVLGRLG
- the glmS gene encoding glutamine--fructose-6-phosphate transaminase (isomerizing); this translates as MCGIVGIVGQSQVAPLIVDALKRLEYRGYDSAGVATVEHGRLGRRRAEGKLINLERRLKDEPLNGTIGIGHTRWATHGVPNETNAHPHFSDGVAIVHNGIIENFAELRDELIRDGYSFSSQTDTEVVAHLVARELAKGLKPIEAAHQALKRLEGAFALAIMFTGDEDLIVGARNGPPLAVGHGDGEMFLGSDAIALAPFTNSITYLEDGDWAVVRRDGVTIFDIDGKEVARKRQQSLSTSFMVDKGNRRHFMEKEIHEQPEVISHTLAHYVDFVSGVSKPLELPFDFAKICRLAISACGTAYLAGLISKYWFERYARLPVDIDVASEFRYREMPLSADDAAFFISQSGETADTLASLRYCRKAGMKIGAIVNVRESTMARESDVVLPTLAGPEIGVASTKAFTCQLSVLASLAVRAGVARGTISKDEEKTLVRALSEAPRYANQVLKLEEQIERIAREISRYKDVLYLGRDTNFPLAMEGALKLKEISYIHAEGYAAGELKHGPIALIDENMPVIVIAPHDRIFEKTVSNMQEVAARGGKIILITDAKGAAQVSVKTMETIILPDVPEIISPIIYALPIQMLAYYAAVFMGTDVDQPRNLAKSVTVE
- the glmU gene encoding bifunctional UDP-N-acetylglucosamine diphosphorylase/glucosamine-1-phosphate N-acetyltransferase GlmU — its product is MSQRSCLSVILAAGEGTRMKSAMPKVLHQIAGLPMVAHVVKAAEAAGARSQALVIGHGADDMRKAAAKFAPKAETFVQEKRLGTAHAVLAARDAISKGYDDILVMFGDTPLIDAEALVTARQKLADGAAVVVIGFRPPSQTGYGRLIEKGGKLTAIREEKDCSAEEKKIGFCNAGMMAVAGKHALDLLDLVGNKNAKGEFYLTDIVEIASAKGLDVVATETSFESALGINNRAELAQAEGIWQVRRRYEAMRSGVTLIAPETVYFSHDTEIGADTIVEPNVWFGPGVKIATGAKIHAFSHIEGATIASNCVVGPFARLRPGADLRNKAKVGNFCEVKQAVIEEGAKVNHLTYIGDARVGAGANIGAGTITCNYDGYSKFFTDIGEGAFIGSNSSLVAPVTIGKGGYIASGSVITESVPDDALAFGRARQKTIPGKGKELRERFASAAAAKKKAGTDH